In Stanieria sp. NIES-3757, the DNA window TTTTGCATCATCTAATTTTGGTAACCAAATATCATCTTCTTTAAAGTTTTTAGGTAAATAGGTATTTTTTTTCTTTTCTATCCAATCTTTAATTTCTCAAACTATTAAAGGTTCTTCACAAAATCCTTCTTGCTGATTGGCTACTTCTGCGATCGCTTCGGGAATAAGCAAATAGTTTTCATACATACGTCTATTAATAAAATATAAGTAAATAAATTATATAAAAAAAAATGGAAGAATTACTAGAACTAAGAAAAAGTATAACTTCTGGAAATTATAAAAAAGCCTTAGAAATTGTTGATGAACTCGAAACAATGTCTAAAGAAGATAAGCTGGAAAAGATCTATAGCTATGCTATTATTTTGCTTTTACATTTAATCAAACAAGAGGCAGAACAAAGAACTACTAAATCCTGGGAAGTCTCAATTAAAAATTCAGTAGAAAAAATTAATAGAATTAATAAAAGACGTAAAAGTGGTGGTTATTATGCCAATCAAGAAGAGTTGCAAGAAATAATTCATGATGCTTTTCTTCCTGCTTTAAGAAATGCCTCTTTAGAAGCATTTGAAGGAACGCACAGCGAACAAGAAATATTACAAATAATCGATTTAGATTTAATTAAAAATAAGGCTTTAGAAATGCTAGATTACTAAAACCAATTTGACCAAACTTCCCAATTTTGCACTAAAGCAGCTAATTCTGTATATCCTCCTTGATTAGGATGCGCGCCATCTCCAGCCTCGACTTCAGCCATCCAAACCGATGATTTTGATAAAGGAGTTAAGACATTTAAATAGGGAATCTGTAATTCTTGACACAAAGCAGCAAAATGTTGAGAAAGAAGTTGAGTGCGCTGATTTTGTTCGCTATCTAAAATAGGAGGCGGACTAATCATTAGAACGGGATATTTTTGTTTAGCAGTGCTTAAAATCTGCCTTGCATTGATAATAGATTGAGTTAATTCAACTCTTAAATGACCGTTTTCTATCGTAGTGTCGTTAGTGCCAAAAGAAAACACTAGGCGATTATCACTATAGATTGAAACTCTTCTAACTATCTCACTTTGCCATCGACGAGCAAGTTCCGTACTATTTTCCCGACGAATTCCTAAGTTGTAGTAAGTTACTGCATAACCTTTTTGAGAGAGATTAACACACAATCTTCCCGTCCAACCAAGATGGGTAAAATCTCCCGTACCATTAACAAAAGATTCACCTAAAAAACAAATACGGATATCTTGCATACCTTCAATCTATTTTTGACTTTGGTATAACTCTTTAAATTTTCTTTGTTGTATTTTATGGTCAACAATTGGTTGAGGATAATCGCATCTTTCTCTTTCAGATTTAGAAATTTTGCCAGTTACTAAATACTCATTGTCTACTGAACTCAATTCAGGTAACCATTGCCGAATATATTCTCCTTCAGGATCGTATTTCTGTGCTTGAGAAGCAGGATTAAAAATACGTAAAGGTTTAGGATCCATGCCACTAGAAGCACTCCATTGCCAACCACCATTATTAGCAGATAAGTCTCCGTCGAAGAGTTTTTGCATGAAGTATTTTTCTCCCCATTGCCAGTTAATAATTAAATCTTTGGTTAAAAAACTGGCAACAATCATACGACAACGATTGTGCATCCAACCTATTTCATTCAACTGACGCATGGCAGCATCGACGATAGGATAACCTGTTTTACCTTCACACCAAGCTTGAAAATAATCTTCGTTATTCTCCCAAGGAAAATTTTTAAACTCTCTTCGATAGGCACCCTGTTCTAATTCTGGAAAAAAGTACATACAATGTTGATAAAATTCTCGCCAAGCTAATTCCTGTTGCCAAGAGCGAATATTATTTCTTGTTTCATCACTGCGACAATTTTCATAAGCTTCTACACTAGCTTCCCAAACCGTCCGAATGCCAATAGCACCAAATTTTAGGGCTGCACTGAGTTGAGATGTACCGTCTATGGCAGGATAGTTTCTTTGTTCATCGTATTCGTTAATCGCACGAGAACAAAATTCTGCTAATCTTTCTTTAGCTGCGGTTTTTCCAGGAGCCAGAATTAACGGGTTATCCCAAACGTAACCTAAATCTTTGGCGGTAGGTAAATCAATGACTCCTGCTTGTTGAGCTTGATGAAGTTCTTCTGCGGTTAAATTTTCAAATTGGTCTAATTTTACAATCGCTGCCCGTTTTTTTTGCTCAATCCAATTTTTCCAAAAAGGAGTATAAACGGTGTAGGGTTGTTGGGAAGATTTGGTTAAAATTTCTCCTGGCGCGTGTAAAAGCTGATCCCAATGATTAGAAACTTCAATACCTTTTGCGGTTAATGCTTCTTTTACTTTTCGATCTCTAGTTTGAGCATAGGGTTCGACATCCCAATTCCAAAATACTGCTTTAGCTTGGAGAGTTTCGGCTAGTTTGGGAATGGCTTGGGTTGGTTTACCTTTGATAATTAATAATTGACTACCTACTTGTTGATAACTCTGCTGCAACTGCTGCAAACAGCCCATCATATAAGTAACTCTAGCAGGTGCAATGTCATCTCTTGCTAAAAGATTTTCATCAAGACAAAATACTCCTACGACTTTGGGACTTTGTTGACGGGCTGCTGCTAATCCGATATTATCAGTAATTCTCAGATCGCGACGATGCCAAAATAAAATTAAACTAGTCATTATTGCTTAATTTGTTCACCTAATTGCCTGTTTTTTCATCCTAACTAACTCTCAAAAGAAAATTCTTTGATTCAAAGTGAATATTTTTACACAAATAATAATTAAGTTTTTCTAAATTTAGTAATATTTGTTACAACTAAAAAGAATAAAATAAAGTAAAGAGACTTATTTAAAATGATTTGAATTATAAAAATGAAAACCTACGAAAAAATCGAAATTACCCGCCATGATTGGCTTCAACCTGAACAGCTAAAAACAATTCTTTTGGTAATTTTGTCTTCTTTAGCCGTAGGAGTGATTCCAATTGTTTATAGTGTCAGTATGTCTCAACCAGTAGATTATTCACCTATCCGAGTTACCAACGCCCAATAATTTGTGATTAATTAAGAGAGATTGAGCAGCATAGTGACTAAAAATAGCAAAATTTTGTTTGATTAGTAGCATAAAGGGCGCACTATAAGATAGTCTAATTGCTACTGAACAAATTACAATTAGATACATAAGTAAACTATGACGATGCATCCTCATCTCAAAAAAGCCTTTGAGCAAAACAAGGCGCTGAAAGTAATTAGTGGCTTAAATAATTTCGATGGTGCGCGAGTAGCAACGATTGTCAAAGCAGCAGCAGCAGGCGGAGCGACTTTTGTTGATATCGCTGCCGAACCTTCTTTAGTTGAAAGTATTCGTCAACTAATTAATTTACCAATCTGTGTTTCAGCCGTAGAACCCAAATTATTCGTAAGTGCAGTAGAAGCAGGCGCAGACTTAGTTGAAATTGGTAATTTTGACAGTTTTTATGCCCAAGGAAGACGTTTTGAAGCACCTGAAGTTTTAGATTTAACCTACAAAACTCGCGCTTTGTTACCTGATGTAACTTTGTCTGTTACTGTTCCTCATATCTTAGCTCTAGACGAACAAGTACAGTTAGCAGAAGAATTAGTTAAAGCGGGAGCTAACATTATTCAAACTGAGGGTGGTACTAGCATTCATCCTACTCATCCTGGCATTCAAGGATTGATTGAAAAAGCTGCTCCTACTTTAGCTGCTGCTCATGCTATTTCCCGTGCAGTAGACGTACCAGTATTGTGCGCTTCTGGTTTATCAAACGTAACCGCGCCTCTAGCGATCGCTGCTGGAGCATCTGGAGTGGGAATTGGTTCAGCAATTAATCAGCTTGATAACGAAATTGCTATGGTAGCTGCTGTCCGCAGTATTGTCGAAGCTTTAGCTCATCATCATCAAGTTCGAGTCTAGAAATAAAAATTATATTTTATAAAAACGGTTGTCATTAGTTTTTACAGCCGTTTTTTTTGTTTAGTTTGTAAGAGCATTACTTTACTCTTTTAGTAATATAAAAGCTTTATTTTTTTTAAGATACTGTACAAAATTAATTTAACTTTTAAATAAGTAGCAAGGCAGAATTAAAGAGAAAATCTTCGGGATGATTAAAGCTTAAAAATAAAGGAATGCAGAAATTTGCATCTACAACATGATGTTGAATTATTTTTGCTATTTTGATTGTTAATTAATTGATTAGTGGTTGTAAGATATCTGAGTTCGGTTAGGGCGATCGCTGTTGTTATCAGTCTATAAATGACTAGATTACTTCTTAGTCTATTGATTGGGGTTCGAGTCTCTCATCAAAAACAAAAAAGAGAAGACTTGCCAGATATAAATAATGAATAGTTCGATTTTTATCTATTTGGAGGTTCTCATGAGCCATAGGATTTCGGATACCTGTCATAGTACCCGAAAATATTTGCATATATCCTTTCTGAATGTTTTTTCCTGTTTCTGTAGAAAGATTTGCTAGAGGAATTAGAGGATTATTAGCAGAAAAAGCAGTATTCATAAGACTAGCTCCATCAAGCTCTTTATCTGTATGTTGCTGAGAGTGAGCTTTGACATTGTTATTTAATTCCTTTAGAACCGTCTGCACAGCATCTGCGTAGTGTCCTGCATCGTATCTAGATTTTGCAATTGCTCGAACTCTCGGATGAAGATGTGACCAAAAAGATTCTAGATTTGTATTAGTCTGTTCTTCTAGCAATCTTCGACGGGTTTCTGGAATAATATAGCCCCGAAATAATTCCAAAACATTAATAATGTTCTCTTCATCAGGTTCAGATTCGTCTATGTCCGAAACAAGATCTAAAAAGCCAAGAGCCTTAAGATGAGAACGCAAAGCACTAATCTTTCCAAGTATCATCCGCACGAAATCGGAATAGTACTCTGAATCTAAATCGAGAACAAAGTTATTAATCTCCTCAAGAATTTTCTCAATTGATTCAGACATTATATTTATATCGATTTTTCTAAATATTATTCAATAATTCGAACTGCACTATTCTAACCTCCACAGTCCTAACTGCAAACTGTTCCCTCAAAGGAGCGATCGCGAAGCGTTCTCTTCGAGATTACTCTACTCAAACTACAATAACTAAACTTTAAACTACCCCTCAACACCGAAGCAGGAACCATCTGATTCAGTTCAATTGTATCTTCGTTGGGTGACAAACAAACCAGTTTAAGAAGCCATGAATAATAAAAAAATAAGCCAACGGGCTTATGTTGTCTTTCACAATGACTCGCTTAAAATCCCACCCATGACTCTTCGTGCTGGCAATGCTGTAGATAGCTACAAGCTACCACCACCCTATGATGAGCAGCTAGACAAACCTACAGATGATTATTTACAGCAGTTTGCCTATTTTGCTCTTCCCTATCTTAATGCTTTATCCTGGCGTTACTATTTACCCTTTCTGATTGACTATTCTCTTCGTCATGCTACGGCTGAAGTTCCCACTCAATCTTGTCTTACCATCGAGGGAACATTGTCATCATTACGTCCTCCCGATCTAGAACCGCCTAGATTATCCGTGCTTACAACAGAACAAAAATCAGTCATTGTTGATTTTCTTGAGCTTTTAGCTCTTGACGATCGCTCTAATTATCGAGACTACGCTATGCAAGTTCTAGAAGAATATTGGTTAAGCTGAACCTTAAAGAGAGATTTAAATCCTATGGAATTTCAGGATATTAGTTTAATTCAGGGTTATCACGCCCACGTTTACTTTGACGAAGCAACAGTCGAACAAGCCCAAGCTTTGTGTGAAGAAGCTGGTAGACTATTTCAAGTAACTGTCGGTCGGATGCACCATAGAGCGATCGGTCCTCATCCATGTTGGAGTTGTCAGCTTGCCTTCAGTCGCAATGAATATGTAGATTTATTATCCTGGCTGGCTTTAAATAGAAATGGTTTGACGATTCTGATTCATCCCCTGACAGGAAATGATTTGAAAGACCATACCAACTATGCCTCGTGGATGGGCGAACCACAGACTTTAAAACTTGAGGTGCTTAAGTAAAAATTAAGCAGTCTGTAATCGAAACAGCGAGCGATCGCGCTTTTACCAAGGCAAAATTTCACCATTAGAATGCCAGAAAGTTCCCGTATTTTCTAAATTCAATTCGTCAATACGGGCTAGTAGTCCTTTAACTGCTTGTTCTGGTGTAATGCCAGAGTTAGTAAAACCAGTCATCCGAGTCTTTACCAACCCTGGATGAAGAATGCCTACGGCAATTCCTCGTGATTTTAAATCCACAGACAGCGATTTTCCAGCCATTGACAAAGCAACTTTAGACATTCGATAACCATAAGAACCGCCAGAAGTATTATCGTCAATTGAACCCATACGGCTGGTCATCAAAATGACTTTTGAACCTGATTTTAAATTATTTAGTAAAGCCTGAGTTAACCGCAACGGACCAATCGCATTCACCTCAAATTGCTTGCGGATACTATCGAAATCTAGATGGTCGAGACTAACACGTTCTAAAATACCAGCGTTATTAATCAAAACATCAATCGATTGGCGATCGAGTCTTGTGACTAAGTTGGCAACCGACTCATCAGAGGTAATATCTACATCTGTTTCTACGGATATATCTAAATTCTTTAATTCCTCTGAAGCCGAGCGACAGACTGCAATGACATGATCGCCTCTGTCTTTAAGTTGACGACAATATTCTAAACCAATGCCTCGATTTGCTCCTGTTACTAAATAAGTACCCATGTTGTTTTTCGTGACGTTGTTGATAGTAGTTCTTAGTTCAATATCATTTTGCCAGTAACTAGCAGAATTAATTCAAATAGCAAAAAACCTCGGCACTGCTACCAAGGTTCATCAGGAGAAATCCAATGTTGACGAGCGACCCCGCGTCGGCGTAAGACGCAAACGGGGCGTATAAACTCCGCGGGAAACCCACGGAGACAGCCCCTTGGGAATGCGCGAGTAGTGACAAGAGATAAAAAAAAAATATTTAATATTTTAAGCAAGTAAACCTAACTTTTTGCCATTGTCGCGAGCAGTTCTAATTAAGTTTTGTCTAGTTTTTCTTTCAATACCGAGGCGATTACAAACAGCCGTAATGACTTGAGAGTGTTTTGCTATCGCTTTACCGCGCAGCCGATCAAACTTAGTTTTACCCAAACGATTACGAACCAAAATTACCATTGGTGCAAACATGGTTATCTTCTAGACCTCACTTAAAAGTTAATTAAAAATTGTTGTAAAAATTGGTTTATTTCAAACGATTAGCTGATTGCAATGGAAATGAAAACTAATGCTGTAACGAGGAATGTAGCAATAGCACCTTGCTGAAAATAGAGTTTTTGTTCCCATACAGTTGGGTATTCTTGATAGGTCATCTTAGGTTCAACAGCGTAGTTGTTAAGAGTTCCGTTGTCTAATTGAGTGGTGTACATATTGTTATTTCCTTATATTTTTTTATGTAAATAAATGTAACAATATTATTGAGTTTTGTAAAGAATATCTTGACAAAAAAAATAAATGTGATTGATTAAGATAGCTTATGAAGTCAAGCGATCGCTTAAACTTGAGCAACTTCATTAAAACTATTGAAAGAAACGAAACAGCGGTTAATTAAATCAATCAAACGGTACTTTGAAGAGGAAATAGGCGAAGAGATCAACGATTTAAAAGCTTCACTATTTCTCGACTTTTGCTTGCAAGAAATCTGTCCTAGTGTTTACAATCAGGCAATTATTGATCGCTGTATTCAACTAAAGCAACTTTTTTTTAATGCAAGCAGTCTTTGAGGCAATAAGCTACTTGTTGCTGTTCCTCCGTTTCAATTCCTGGAAATAAAGGTAAAGATAACACTTCTTGGGCAATTTGTTCGCATACGGGCAGTTGCCCTTTTTGATAGCCTAAAGGTTGATAAACAGGTTGGAGATGAAGAGGCAATGGGTAATAAACCATTGAGATTACTCCCATTTGTCCTAATTGAGAACGAACGAGGTCTCGGGTTAATTCAGATTGGTTGAATAAATCAGGAATGCGAACAGTATATTGATTCCAGACACTTTTTCCTCCTGGTAAAGTTTCAGGTAGTTTTAAAGCAGGAAGGGGTTGTAATATTTGTTGATAATATTGGGCTGCTTCAGTGCGTTGTGTATTCCACTGATCCAAATAACGCAGTTTGATTTGTAAAATAGTAGCCTGAAGGGCGTCAAGACGGCTATTTAATCCTGTAATTAGATGAGAATAGCTTACCCGATTATCTACGCTTCGGTCTAAACCATGTTCTCTGAGCAATTTTACTTGAGCAGCAATATTTTCATCATTAGTAGTTAAAGCACCAGCATCCCCACAAGCACCTAAATTTTTGGTAGGGAAGAAACTAAAACAACCAACATGACCGATACTACCTACTTTCTGATTATGCCATTCTGCTCCGATCGCTTGAGCGCAATCTTCAATCACATAAAAATTATAGCGGTCGGCAATTGTCATTAACCGTGTCATATCGATAGGTTGCCCAAATAAATGCACGGGAATAATAGCTTTAGTTCGTTCTGTAATCGCTGCTTCGACTAGATTTAGGTCTAAATTAAAAGTATGAGGCTCAATATCAACAAAAACAGGTTTTGCCCCGACTCTAGTAATGACTTCTGCTGTGGCGATAAAAGTAAAGGAGGTGGTAATTACCTCATCACCTTGAGCAATATTTAAGGCTCTTAATGCCATATAAAGAGCATCTGTACCAGAATTACAGCCCACACATTCACTAACACCGATATAATTAGCAAACTGCTGTTCAAAATCTGTAACTGCTGTACCGCCGATATAACGACCAGATTTTAACACTGCCAAAACAGCCGTAGCTAGTTCTTGTTCGATGAGTTGGTGTTGTCTGGTTAGATCTATAGGGGGAATTTGCTTCACTGGTTTTACTCAACCTAAAAATTTATACTTATGAAACCAAATTTTGAGACTAACTTAAAGTATCGTGGATAATTTCATTGCACTCGATGTTACGGATTTAATTTTGGCACTAGGAATTATTGGCATTGCGATCGCGCTTTCCCTGTGGCAAAAATTAGGTTTAGAAGGACAGTTATTTTATAGTGCAGGAAGGTCATTATTACAGTTAATGGTAGTCGGGTATATTTTAGAGTTTATTTTTGCTCTCAATACTTCCTGGTCAGTTATGTTAATTGTAGGAGTGATGATCTCCATTGCTACGGTTGTTACTCGTAACCGCATCGGTAAAAAGATTCAAGGTTTGTTTCCCATGATTTGGCTTTCTTTGGTTGCTAGCAGTAGTTTAACCATAGGCTATATTATCCTGCTAATTATTCAACCGCCCACTTGGTACGAACCACAATATTTAATTCCTTTGGTGGGTATGTTATTAGGTAATGCGATGAATGGTGCTTCCTTGGCAGGAGAGCGTTTAGTTAGTGCTATTAAACACAATCGTTTGGAAATTGAAACTCATTTGTCTTTGGGTGCTACTCCCAAACAAGCTATTACTACTTATCAAAAAGATGCTATTCGGGCTGGTTTAATTCCGACAATTAATCAAATGATGGTAGTAGGAATAGTAAGTTTACCAGGAATGTTTACAGGTCAAGTTTTAGCTGGTGGTAATCCTTTGGATGCAGCTTCTTATCAAATTTTAATTCTCTTTGCGATCGCTCTTACTAATTTGACTGCAACTTTATTAATTACTGAGAGTGTTTATCGTCGATTTTTTAATCAAAATGCTCAATTAATATAAAAATTTGCTTAGATTTCATTAACAATGGCTCAAACAACATGATGGTTTAAATATTTTTACATAATTAATTGCACTTAAAGTCATATAATTATAAAGCTATTGATAATGCTAATGATTTTATGATTGCTAAATTAAAACCAGATTAGGCAGGAGAGGATGTTCTTTCTGGCTTGGTTAATTTGCTGATTCAAACTAAACCAATTTATCGACTCATGAAACAGCAAGCTAGACAAGTATTAATTAAAACAGCGAAAAAATTATCAGCAATTGGAACAGTCTCAAGCCCAAGAAATTTTAGCTGAAATTACTAATCCCAATCTTACCTACCCAGAGGCGGGGTTATCGGAAGTACAAACTATTGAAATATAAATAAATTTAATCTATGCCAAGAAGACAAGTAA includes these proteins:
- a CDS encoding Lipolytic enzyme, G-D-S-L, encoding MQDIRICFLGESFVNGTGDFTHLGWTGRLCVNLSQKGYAVTYYNLGIRRENSTELARRWQSEIVRRVSIYSDNRLVFSFGTNDTTIENGHLRVELTQSIINARQILSTAKQKYPVLMISPPPILDSEQNQRTQLLSQHFAALCQELQIPYLNVLTPLSKSSVWMAEVEAGDGAHPNQGGYTELAALVQNWEVWSNWF
- a CDS encoding Deoxyribodipyrimidine photo-lyase → MTSLILFWHRRDLRITDNIGLAAARQQSPKVVGVFCLDENLLARDDIAPARVTYMMGCLQQLQQSYQQVGSQLLIIKGKPTQAIPKLAETLQAKAVFWNWDVEPYAQTRDRKVKEALTAKGIEVSNHWDQLLHAPGEILTKSSQQPYTVYTPFWKNWIEQKKRAAIVKLDQFENLTAEELHQAQQAGVIDLPTAKDLGYVWDNPLILAPGKTAAKERLAEFCSRAINEYDEQRNYPAIDGTSQLSAALKFGAIGIRTVWEASVEAYENCRSDETRNNIRSWQQELAWREFYQHCMYFFPELEQGAYRREFKNFPWENNEDYFQAWCEGKTGYPIVDAAMRQLNEIGWMHNRCRMIVASFLTKDLIINWQWGEKYFMQKLFDGDLSANNGGWQWSASSGMDPKPLRIFNPASQAQKYDPEGEYIRQWLPELSSVDNEYLVTGKISKSERERCDYPQPIVDHKIQQRKFKELYQSQK
- a CDS encoding hypothetical protein (protein of unknown function DUF561), whose protein sequence is MTMHPHLKKAFEQNKALKVISGLNNFDGARVATIVKAAAAGGATFVDIAAEPSLVESIRQLINLPICVSAVEPKLFVSAVEAGADLVEIGNFDSFYAQGRRFEAPEVLDLTYKTRALLPDVTLSVTVPHILALDEQVQLAEELVKAGANIIQTEGGTSIHPTHPGIQGLIEKAAPTLAAAHAISRAVDVPVLCASGLSNVTAPLAIAAGASGVGIGSAINQLDNEIAMVAAVRSIVEALAHHHQVRV
- a CDS encoding hypothetical protein (conserved hypothetical protein), with the protein product MEFQDISLIQGYHAHVYFDEATVEQAQALCEEAGRLFQVTVGRMHHRAIGPHPCWSCQLAFSRNEYVDLLSWLALNRNGLTILIHPLTGNDLKDHTNYASWMGEPQTLKLEVLK
- a CDS encoding short-chain dehydrogenase/reductase superfamily protein, coding for MGTYLVTGANRGIGLEYCRQLKDRGDHVIAVCRSASEELKNLDISVETDVDITSDESVANLVTRLDRQSIDVLINNAGILERVSLDHLDFDSIRKQFEVNAIGPLRLTQALLNNLKSGSKVILMTSRMGSIDDNTSGGSYGYRMSKVALSMAGKSLSVDLKSRGIAVGILHPGLVKTRMTGFTNSGITPEQAVKGLLARIDELNLENTGTFWHSNGEILPW
- a CDS encoding DegT/DnrJ/EryC1/StrS aminotransferase — encoded protein: MKQIPPIDLTRQHQLIEQELATAVLAVLKSGRYIGGTAVTDFEQQFANYIGVSECVGCNSGTDALYMALRALNIAQGDEVITTSFTFIATAEVITRVGAKPVFVDIEPHTFNLDLNLVEAAITERTKAIIPVHLFGQPIDMTRLMTIADRYNFYVIEDCAQAIGAEWHNQKVGSIGHVGCFSFFPTKNLGACGDAGALTTNDENIAAQVKLLREHGLDRSVDNRVSYSHLITGLNSRLDALQATILQIKLRYLDQWNTQRTEAAQYYQQILQPLPALKLPETLPGGKSVWNQYTVRIPDLFNQSELTRDLVRSQLGQMGVISMVYYPLPLHLQPVYQPLGYQKGQLPVCEQIAQEVLSLPLFPGIETEEQQQVAYCLKDCLH